One window of the Tetragenococcus koreensis genome contains the following:
- the thiD gene encoding bifunctional hydroxymethylpyrimidine kinase/phosphomethylpyrimidine kinase: MQTPQVVTIAGSDSGGGAGIQADLKTFQARKVFGMSILVALTAQNTQGVQESLPIPCSFINAQFASLADDFQIQAAKTGMLFDQDHVQAVADNYRNFSFGPLIVDPVMVAKGGHPLLQKEAIQTIKTELVPQAYAITPNLPEAEVLTGSKIRNKEEISKAAATLQKMGARNVIIKGGHSDGKEATDFVLMEDKSSFQLSAPRIQTKNTHGTGDTFSSCITAELAKNSTFKEAVIIAKKFIQGAIEEGISVGSGHGPTNHWAKLSEEITVKEIVE; encoded by the coding sequence ATGCAAACACCGCAAGTTGTAACAATTGCAGGATCAGATTCGGGCGGAGGCGCAGGTATTCAAGCAGATTTAAAAACATTTCAAGCTAGAAAAGTCTTTGGCATGAGTATTCTGGTCGCACTGACAGCTCAAAATACTCAAGGGGTGCAAGAAAGTTTGCCGATCCCTTGCTCTTTTATTAATGCTCAATTTGCTTCTTTAGCAGATGATTTTCAGATTCAAGCAGCTAAAACAGGCATGTTGTTTGACCAAGATCATGTACAAGCAGTTGCTGACAATTATCGAAATTTTTCATTTGGGCCGTTAATTGTAGATCCTGTTATGGTTGCTAAAGGAGGACATCCTTTACTACAAAAAGAAGCCATTCAAACAATTAAAACAGAACTTGTGCCACAAGCCTATGCTATTACTCCAAATTTACCGGAAGCTGAAGTTCTAACGGGAAGTAAGATAAGAAATAAAGAAGAGATTAGCAAAGCAGCCGCTACTTTACAAAAGATGGGCGCAAGAAACGTTATCATTAAAGGCGGCCATTCAGATGGTAAAGAAGCGACAGATTTTGTATTAATGGAAGATAAATCATCTTTTCAACTGAGTGCGCCGCGTATTCAAACAAAAAATACCCATGGCACGGGAGATACGTTTTCTTCTTGTATAACAGCAGAACTAGCTAAAAATAGCACCTTTAAAGAAGCAGTCATCATAGCTAAAAAATTTATCCAAGGTGCTATAGAAGAGGGCATTTCAGTTGGTTCTGGGCATGGTCCGACCAATCATTGGGCGAAATTGAGTGAAGAAATAACGGTAAAAGAGATTGTAGAATAA
- the thiE gene encoding thiamine phosphate synthase — MKADLNLYLVTARYEETEEVFLQKIEEACENGMTLVQLREKELTTCAYYELAKKVKQVTDRYQIPLIIDDRADICLAVDAAGVHIGDDELPTAVTRKIIGDKILGVSVKSVAQAKKVEAAGADYLGVGAIFPTTTKVTTKATSLETLQQITQQVSIPVVAIGGITEERIAEFEHTGIQGIAVVSEIMQAKNIGQKVRQMKDKFAQLEGD; from the coding sequence ATGAAAGCAGACCTGAATTTATATTTAGTCACTGCTCGTTATGAAGAGACAGAAGAAGTATTTTTACAAAAAATTGAAGAAGCCTGTGAAAATGGTATGACATTGGTACAATTACGAGAAAAAGAGCTCACAACGTGTGCTTATTATGAGTTAGCAAAAAAAGTGAAACAAGTGACGGACCGTTACCAAATTCCATTGATTATTGATGACCGGGCAGATATTTGTTTAGCAGTTGACGCTGCTGGGGTGCATATTGGTGATGATGAATTACCAACAGCTGTGACTAGAAAAATTATCGGAGATAAAATCCTAGGCGTTTCTGTCAAAAGTGTAGCTCAGGCGAAAAAGGTAGAAGCAGCAGGAGCAGATTATTTAGGGGTAGGGGCGATATTTCCAACGACCACTAAAGTAACAACCAAGGCTACTTCGTTAGAAACACTGCAACAAATTACTCAGCAAGTATCGATTCCTGTGGTTGCTATCGGTGGTATAACAGAAGAGCGAATCGCAGAATTTGAACATACAGGAATCCAGGGGATCGCTGTGGTAAGCGAAATCATGCAAGCTAAGAATATTGGCCAAAAAGTTCGTCAAATGAAAGATAAATTTGCTCAATTGGAGGGAGATTAG
- a CDS encoding PfkB family carbohydrate kinase, protein MKHFAEMAREVFPLRQSPLVHCITNNVTIETMANALLYIDAQPIMTNDVREFPALFKQTDSLLLNLGSLSKERENTLLTAAKMAKEEKSFVVDIVGATSAPIAQQLAQQLARQKPNVLKGNISEMRAFCGLKTTGKGVDSSSSDQSEDELEELIGALKQQDPAVTYLATGKKDVIVSKKGTWVMENGVEELQRFIGSGDLLGALIAALLGEQIDNLSAVIFALSYLNICGEYTSENLGPVYGLADFRHETLNQLSLLKTLNQNWFNQTKGRKQ, encoded by the coding sequence ATGAAACATTTTGCAGAAATGGCAAGAGAAGTATTTCCACTAAGGCAATCTCCGTTGGTTCATTGTATAACAAACAATGTCACTATAGAGACAATGGCAAATGCGTTGTTATATATCGATGCTCAACCAATTATGACTAATGACGTTAGGGAATTTCCCGCTCTTTTTAAGCAAACGGATAGTTTGCTGCTGAATCTTGGCAGCCTATCGAAGGAAAGAGAAAATACACTTTTGACAGCTGCAAAAATGGCAAAAGAAGAAAAATCATTTGTGGTTGATATTGTGGGCGCGACAAGTGCACCCATAGCGCAACAATTAGCGCAACAACTGGCTAGGCAAAAACCTAATGTTTTAAAAGGGAATATTTCAGAAATGCGTGCGTTTTGTGGTCTTAAAACAACAGGCAAGGGCGTCGATAGTAGCTCGTCTGATCAATCAGAAGATGAGTTAGAAGAGTTGATTGGGGCTTTAAAACAGCAAGATCCGGCTGTTACTTATCTTGCAACCGGGAAAAAAGATGTGATTGTTTCAAAAAAAGGTACCTGGGTTATGGAAAACGGTGTAGAGGAACTGCAACGTTTTATCGGAAGCGGGGATCTTTTAGGCGCACTGATTGCAGCTTTACTGGGAGAACAAATTGATAACTTATCAGCTGTCATTTTTGCTCTTAGCTATTTGAATATTTGTGGTGAATATACTAGTGAGAATCTAGGGCCAGTATACGGTTTGGCAGACTTTCGTCATGAAACGTTAAACCAATTATCCCTTTTAAAAACGTTAAATCAAAACTGGTTCAACCAAACGAAAGGAAGAAAGCAATGA
- the thiW gene encoding energy coupling factor transporter S component ThiW, giving the protein MEHKKVRKLTYLAIMIALDVVLSPIFRIEGMAPMSSVINVLAGALVGPLYATGMAFICGIIRMILLGAPPLALTGAVFGAFLAGLFYRMTSSIYGSIAGEVIGTGIIGSLLSYPVMILFTGTSNQLYWLLYTPRFLGAAVLGSVAAGLIWKKAQHLSIFRQMKTLFD; this is encoded by the coding sequence ATGGAACATAAGAAAGTAAGAAAGCTAACTTATTTGGCAATTATGATTGCTTTAGATGTGGTTTTATCGCCCATTTTTCGTATTGAAGGAATGGCGCCCATGTCTAGTGTTATCAATGTGTTAGCAGGTGCGCTGGTGGGACCACTGTATGCTACGGGGATGGCTTTTATCTGTGGGATTATCCGTATGATTCTTTTAGGAGCACCCCCACTTGCTTTGACAGGAGCGGTGTTTGGTGCTTTTCTAGCAGGTTTATTTTATCGGATGACCAGCAGTATTTATGGCTCGATAGCAGGAGAGGTTATCGGAACAGGAATCATTGGGTCGTTATTATCTTATCCTGTCATGATTCTCTTTACTGGAACAAGCAATCAATTATACTGGTTGCTTTATACTCCGCGTTTTTTAGGTGCTGCTGTGTTAGGTTCTGTTGCTGCTGGATTGATTTGGAAAAAAGCGCAACATTTATCTATTTTTCGCCAAATGAAAACGCTGTTTGATTAG
- the thiT gene encoding energy-coupled thiamine transporter ThiT, translating to MRSNTKIWIEGTIIAALSIMLSFLPTGMGTTFSISLGQITLTVYALRRGVKPAMLAGLIWGFLHFPLGQVIYLSVAQVLIEYILAYPFAGFAGFFAARLHKSIQAENHGQARFAIISACLVGTFARYFWHFVAGYIFWGQYAMWGLSPVIYSLVINGTNALLTALAAIVILLIFEKVFPTVFIPKDQKSMSMH from the coding sequence ATGCGTTCAAATACGAAAATTTGGATAGAAGGAACGATCATTGCTGCATTAAGTATTATGCTTTCTTTTTTACCTACAGGTATGGGAACGACCTTTTCTATATCGTTAGGACAAATTACCTTAACTGTGTATGCGTTGCGTCGTGGAGTGAAACCTGCGATGCTTGCAGGGCTAATCTGGGGGTTTTTGCATTTTCCTTTAGGTCAAGTTATTTATTTAAGTGTTGCCCAAGTTTTGATTGAATATATTTTAGCTTACCCGTTTGCGGGGTTTGCTGGCTTTTTTGCAGCAAGATTACACAAATCGATTCAAGCGGAAAATCACGGACAAGCTCGCTTTGCTATTATTAGTGCCTGTCTAGTGGGCACGTTTGCTCGTTATTTCTGGCATTTTGTAGCGGGGTATATTTTTTGGGGACAGTACGCAATGTGGGGCTTGTCACCGGTGATTTATTCCTTGGTAATAAATGGCACAAATGCACTTCTGACCGCTTTAGCTGCAATTGTTATTTTGTTGATTTTTGAAAAAGTATTTCCAACTGTATTTATCCCAAAAGACCAAAAGTCTATGAGTATGCATTAA
- a CDS encoding histidine phosphatase family protein has translation MKKLLIKSSIALSFVMLLSGCQNGESTQAEQTQTTETTEASQASDDNELTLYLVRHGKTMLNTTDRVQGWSDAVLTPAGEEVVTDAGIGLKDIEFQGVYSSDSGRAIQTADLILAENEQSKDLQVQKDSGLREFNFGTYEGDLNDSMWQDVADKQGVSLEEFQANMDPEVFADSVAELDQEQMAEEGVEEGVNWPAEDYETITDRLTESLDQIVTDEAQESGSGNVLVTSHGLSITALLDTLFDDFKAPEDGLDNASVCIVKYKDGNYSLESVNDTSYAEEGEKATQEN, from the coding sequence ATGAAGAAGTTATTAATAAAGAGCAGTATTGCATTATCATTTGTCATGCTATTATCAGGTTGTCAGAATGGAGAAAGTACACAAGCAGAACAAACGCAAACTACAGAGACTACAGAGGCAAGTCAAGCCTCAGATGATAATGAATTGACATTGTATCTTGTCCGTCATGGGAAAACCATGTTAAATACCACTGATCGAGTGCAAGGGTGGTCAGATGCAGTATTAACGCCAGCAGGAGAAGAAGTGGTTACAGATGCCGGGATTGGGTTAAAAGATATTGAATTTCAAGGTGTCTATTCCAGTGATAGTGGTCGTGCAATTCAGACAGCGGATTTGATTTTAGCAGAAAATGAGCAATCAAAAGATCTTCAAGTACAAAAAGATAGCGGGCTACGAGAATTTAATTTTGGTACCTATGAAGGGGATCTAAATGACTCAATGTGGCAAGATGTTGCCGATAAGCAAGGGGTTTCTTTAGAGGAATTTCAAGCGAATATGGATCCAGAAGTTTTTGCTGATAGTGTAGCGGAATTAGATCAAGAACAGATGGCAGAAGAAGGTGTTGAAGAAGGGGTAAATTGGCCGGCAGAAGATTATGAAACGATCACTGATCGTTTGACGGAAAGTTTGGATCAGATTGTAACAGATGAAGCACAAGAAAGCGGATCTGGTAATGTTTTGGTTACCTCACATGGGCTTAGTATTACTGCGCTATTAGACACCTTATTTGACGATTTTAAAGCTCCTGAAGATGGTTTAGACAACGCAAGTGTCTGTATTGTTAAATATAAAGACGGCAATTATTCATTAGAATCAGTTAATGATACAAGTTATGCTGAAGAAGGGGAAAAAGCGACCCAAGAAAATTAA
- a CDS encoding ribose-phosphate diphosphokinase, with the protein MSNHYFDPRLKIFALNSNKPLAEKIAAAVGVELGKCTVKQFSDGEIQVNIEESIRGAHVYIIQSTSSPVNDNLMELLIMIDALKRASAKTINVVMPYYGYARQDRKARAREPITAKLVANMIEKAGADRLVTLDLHAAQIQGFFDIPVDHLMGAPLIANYFIDRGIKGDDVVVVSPDHGGVTRARKLAEFLKAPIAIIDKRRPRANVAEVMNIIGDVEGKTCVIIDDMIDTAGTITLAANALKEAGATSVYASCTHPVLSGPALQRISDSAIEHLVVTDSINLPEERKIDKLDEISVCDLIAEAIKRIHENKPVSPLFESKVNL; encoded by the coding sequence ATGTCCAATCATTATTTTGATCCAAGATTAAAGATTTTTGCGCTAAATTCAAATAAGCCATTAGCGGAAAAAATTGCTGCAGCTGTGGGTGTAGAATTAGGAAAGTGTACGGTTAAACAATTTAGCGATGGTGAGATCCAAGTTAACATCGAAGAAAGTATTCGGGGAGCGCATGTATACATTATTCAATCGACCAGCAGTCCAGTCAACGATAATTTGATGGAACTCTTGATTATGATTGATGCCTTAAAACGTGCCAGTGCAAAAACGATCAATGTGGTGATGCCTTATTATGGTTACGCTCGGCAAGACCGTAAAGCTCGCGCGCGCGAACCAATTACTGCTAAACTAGTGGCTAATATGATCGAAAAAGCTGGTGCTGATCGTTTAGTTACATTAGATTTGCATGCTGCTCAGATTCAAGGATTTTTTGACATTCCAGTTGATCATTTGATGGGTGCACCATTAATTGCTAATTATTTCATTGATCGTGGCATTAAGGGCGATGACGTAGTTGTTGTATCACCCGATCATGGGGGTGTAACTCGTGCACGTAAATTAGCAGAATTCTTAAAAGCGCCTATTGCGATTATTGATAAACGTCGACCGCGTGCAAATGTGGCAGAAGTAATGAACATTATAGGTGATGTTGAAGGGAAAACCTGCGTGATTATTGATGATATGATTGATACAGCTGGTACGATTACCCTTGCAGCGAATGCGCTGAAAGAGGCTGGCGCTACTAGCGTTTACGCTTCTTGTACTCACCCTGTATTGTCTGGACCAGCATTACAACGTATTTCTGATTCTGCGATTGAACATTTAGTAGTAACAGATTCTATTAATTTACCAGAAGAACGTAAAATTGATAAACTTGATGAAATCAGTGTTTGCGATTTGATCGCTGAAGCAATCAAACGAATCCATGAAAATAAACCAGTGAGCCCATTGTTTGAATCAAAGGTTAATTTGTAA
- the glmU gene encoding bifunctional UDP-N-acetylglucosamine diphosphorylase/glucosamine-1-phosphate N-acetyltransferase GlmU, whose product MDERYAIILAAGKGTRMKSKLYKVLHPVCGKPMVEHIMNRVEEVKPREVVTIVGHGADEVKAQLGARSAYALQAEQLGTGHAVMQAADFLKEKKGTTLVISGDTPLLTSETLDQLFEYHQGKNASATILTAQADDPNGYGRILRDRVGIVDKIVEQKDASPEEAQVKEINTGTYCFDNELLFEALDNITTDNAQGEYYLTDIIEILKDNGHIVAAYQTNDFEESIGVNDRVALAQANEIMRKRINRKHMRNGVSFIDPNTSYIDEEVKIGAETVIEPGVALKGKTTIGENCMITQNSQITDSVIEDNVVVKTSTVEESIVRSGADVGPYAHLRPKAEVHQQAHVGNFVEIKNAVIGEKTKVGHLTYVGDATLGKEINVGCGTVFVNYDGKNKHHTTVGDHSFIGSAVNLIGPVNIASNTCLAAGSTITDDVFENDMAIARARQVNKEGYAKRLPFLQ is encoded by the coding sequence GTGGACGAACGTTACGCAATTATACTAGCTGCTGGTAAAGGGACGCGAATGAAATCAAAGCTATATAAAGTATTACATCCAGTTTGCGGTAAGCCAATGGTCGAACATATTATGAATCGTGTCGAAGAAGTTAAACCGCGTGAAGTTGTAACAATTGTTGGTCATGGCGCTGATGAAGTAAAAGCTCAACTTGGTGCACGGAGCGCATATGCATTGCAAGCTGAACAGTTAGGTACAGGGCATGCAGTTATGCAAGCTGCTGATTTTTTAAAAGAAAAAAAAGGAACAACCTTGGTAATTAGTGGCGATACGCCACTTTTAACTAGTGAGACTTTGGATCAATTATTTGAATATCACCAAGGTAAAAATGCTTCAGCAACGATTTTAACTGCCCAAGCTGACGATCCAAACGGCTACGGTCGAATTTTACGTGATCGCGTGGGAATTGTAGATAAAATTGTTGAACAAAAAGACGCCTCTCCTGAAGAAGCGCAAGTGAAAGAAATTAACACGGGAACCTATTGTTTTGATAACGAACTTTTGTTTGAAGCATTAGATAATATCACGACTGATAATGCCCAAGGAGAATATTATTTGACAGACATTATCGAAATTTTAAAAGATAACGGCCATATAGTTGCTGCTTATCAAACCAATGATTTTGAGGAATCTATTGGTGTTAATGATCGAGTCGCGCTAGCGCAAGCAAATGAAATCATGCGTAAACGAATTAATCGCAAACACATGCGTAACGGTGTGTCATTTATTGATCCAAATACTTCTTATATTGATGAGGAAGTAAAAATTGGTGCAGAAACCGTGATAGAACCCGGCGTTGCATTAAAGGGTAAAACAACGATTGGCGAAAATTGCATGATTACCCAGAACTCACAAATTACTGATAGCGTGATTGAAGATAATGTCGTCGTGAAAACTTCTACTGTTGAAGAAAGCATTGTTCGTTCAGGAGCAGATGTGGGCCCTTACGCTCATTTACGTCCTAAAGCTGAAGTTCATCAGCAAGCACATGTTGGTAACTTTGTTGAAATAAAAAATGCTGTGATTGGCGAAAAGACTAAAGTTGGTCATTTAACCTATGTGGGCGATGCTACATTAGGTAAAGAAATTAACGTTGGCTGTGGAACTGTCTTTGTCAATTATGATGGTAAAAATAAGCATCATACAACGGTCGGCGATCATAGTTTTATTGGCTCAGCAGTGAATCTGATTGGACCAGTAAATATCGCTAGTAATACTTGTCTAGCTGCAGGTTCAACAATTACAGACGATGTTTTTGAAAATGATATGGCGATTGCTCGTGCTCGACAAGTAAACAAAGAAGGCTATGCTAAAAGGTTACCCTTTTTACAATAA
- the ndk gene encoding nucleoside-diphosphate kinase → MAEQTLVIIKPDGLSRRLVGRIIQRFEDKQLQISSIKKETLTQTQLREHYHQLVEQPFFPRLVSYMTEGPVLLLVLKGDNAVLQTRKIVGATDPMEAEMGTLRGDLGMDKTRNLIHASDSVDSAAEEITRFFG, encoded by the coding sequence ATGGCGGAACAAACCTTAGTAATTATAAAACCTGACGGCTTATCTCGTCGCTTGGTTGGCCGTATCATCCAACGTTTTGAAGATAAACAGCTGCAAATTTCTTCGATTAAAAAAGAGACACTGACGCAAACGCAACTGCGTGAACATTATCATCAATTGGTAGAGCAGCCTTTTTTTCCTCGTCTTGTCTCGTACATGACAGAAGGTCCGGTGTTATTGTTGGTACTTAAAGGAGATAATGCCGTTTTACAGACTAGAAAAATTGTAGGGGCAACTGATCCTATGGAAGCAGAAATGGGCACATTACGAGGAGACCTGGGCATGGATAAGACAAGAAATCTGATTCATGCTTCGGATTCAGTAGATTCAGCTGCCGAAGAGATCACTCGCTTTTTCGGCTGA
- the purR gene encoding pur operon repressor, with product MKVRRSERLIDMTHYLLEHPHELIPLTFFSKRYESAKSSISEDLTIAKKTFKDRGTGILETIPGASGGVVFVPVIEKKEAKEYIDALAERLSEQDRLLPGGYVYLTDLLGQPQLLRQVGRIIASKYVNEKVDAVMTVATKGVPIAQAVSYYLNAPFVIVRRDSKITEGSTVSVNYVSGSSERIEKMELSKRSLARGSRVLVVDDFMKGGGTINGMQGLIDEFDAKLVGVSVFAEANFKGKRAVTDYDSLLYVKDVDTQTKTIKVIPGNYFDD from the coding sequence GTGAAGGTTCGTCGCAGTGAACGATTGATTGACATGACGCATTATTTGTTGGAACATCCCCATGAATTAATTCCGCTAACGTTTTTTTCCAAACGTTATGAATCAGCAAAATCATCAATTAGCGAAGATTTAACGATCGCAAAAAAAACATTTAAAGATAGAGGAACAGGTATTTTAGAAACTATTCCAGGTGCTTCTGGGGGCGTGGTTTTTGTTCCAGTCATTGAAAAAAAAGAAGCCAAAGAATATATTGATGCGTTAGCTGAACGTTTATCTGAGCAGGATCGTTTGCTACCAGGTGGCTATGTTTATTTGACCGATTTATTAGGACAACCCCAGTTGCTGCGGCAAGTTGGGCGAATTATCGCTTCAAAGTATGTGAACGAAAAAGTGGATGCTGTGATGACAGTGGCGACCAAAGGCGTGCCAATTGCTCAAGCTGTATCCTATTATTTAAATGCTCCATTTGTAATTGTACGTAGAGATTCAAAAATTACCGAAGGATCAACAGTTAGTGTCAACTATGTTTCTGGGTCTTCAGAACGAATTGAAAAAATGGAGTTATCTAAGCGTAGTTTGGCACGAGGTTCACGTGTGTTAGTGGTTGACGACTTTATGAAAGGCGGCGGAACGATCAATGGAATGCAAGGCTTGATCGATGAATTTGATGCTAAACTGGTGGGCGTTAGTGTCTTTGCCGAAGCTAATTTTAAAGGAAAACGAGCGGTCACTGATTACGATTCGCTGCTGTATGTCAAAGATGTGGATACACAGACGAAAACAATCAAAGTAATTCCTGGTAATTACTTTGATGACTAA
- a CDS encoding metal ABC transporter permease, protein MALLSYEFMRRAFLAALFIAGIAPMLGVFLVIRRQSLMADTLSHVSLAGVALGFFLNLNPTFTTMIVVVIAAVLLEYLRMIYSGYSEISIAILMAGGLAVALVLMNITGGNSSASIQSYLFGSIVTITQPQVIFLGILFALTLLLFLLFKRPMYVLTFDEETAHVDGLPIHWMSMLFNVLTGVAIAIMIPIAGALLISAIMVLPAAISMRLGKSFNAVILISILIGLIGMSSGLISSFYIDTPPGATITLVFIALFLVVNVFKKVYMLFQRKQRTKAEN, encoded by the coding sequence ATGGCGCTGCTTTCATATGAGTTCATGAGAAGAGCTTTCTTAGCGGCTCTTTTTATTGCCGGAATTGCTCCCATGTTAGGCGTTTTTTTAGTGATTCGCCGACAATCGCTTATGGCTGATACCTTATCTCATGTATCATTAGCCGGAGTAGCTTTGGGCTTTTTTCTTAATTTGAACCCCACATTTACCACTATGATTGTGGTAGTCATTGCCGCTGTTTTATTAGAATACTTGCGGATGATCTACAGCGGATACTCAGAAATTTCGATTGCAATTTTAATGGCAGGCGGCCTGGCAGTCGCGCTTGTACTGATGAACATTACCGGGGGAAACTCTTCTGCTAGTATTCAATCCTATTTGTTTGGTTCTATTGTGACGATTACGCAGCCGCAAGTTATATTTTTAGGTATATTATTTGCTTTAACATTGCTATTGTTTCTTTTATTCAAGCGACCGATGTATGTTTTAACCTTTGACGAGGAAACTGCTCACGTTGATGGCTTACCAATTCATTGGATGTCTATGCTGTTTAATGTGTTGACTGGTGTAGCAATTGCTATTATGATTCCGATCGCAGGAGCGTTATTAATTTCGGCCATCATGGTTTTGCCGGCCGCTATTAGTATGCGTTTAGGAAAAAGTTTTAACGCAGTGATTTTGATCAGTATTTTAATTGGACTTATAGGAATGTCGAGCGGTTTGATCAGCTCGTTTTATATTGACACACCACCAGGAGCTACGATTACCTTAGTATTTATTGCGTTATTTCTAGTGGTGAATGTGTTCAAAAAGGTCTATATGCTATTTCAACGGAAGCAACGAACAAAAGCAGAAAATTAA
- a CDS encoding metal ABC transporter ATP-binding protein has product MRYIEVKNLTFYYDEEPVLEDINYHVSDGEFVTLTGENGAAKSTLVKATLGLLKPESGSIYISDKNNEGEKLSIGYIPQLIASFNVGFPSTVYELVSSGRYPKGRWFKRFTALDRDHVQKALEAVGMWDMRHRRIGELSGGQKQRISLARVFATDPDLFILDEPTNGMDEESRANFYRLLRHSAHEHDKGVLMITHDHEDIKEYAERQIHLVRKEGTQWRCFHMSS; this is encoded by the coding sequence GTGCGTTATATCGAAGTGAAAAATCTTACTTTTTACTATGATGAAGAACCTGTTTTGGAAGATATTAATTATCATGTGAGTGATGGCGAATTTGTTACTTTAACCGGCGAAAATGGCGCAGCCAAATCAACTTTGGTTAAAGCAACTTTAGGGTTATTAAAGCCTGAATCAGGTAGTATCTATATTTCGGATAAGAATAATGAAGGTGAAAAACTTAGTATTGGCTATATTCCACAATTAATTGCTTCGTTTAACGTAGGATTTCCTAGTACTGTTTATGAGTTAGTTAGTTCTGGCCGTTATCCTAAAGGCCGTTGGTTCAAACGGTTTACTGCATTAGACCGTGATCATGTACAAAAGGCACTAGAAGCTGTTGGTATGTGGGATATGCGACATAGACGGATTGGTGAATTATCGGGAGGACAAAAGCAACGGATTAGTTTAGCCCGGGTTTTTGCTACGGATCCTGATCTTTTTATTTTGGATGAACCGACCAATGGGATGGATGAGGAGTCTCGCGCGAACTTTTATCGATTATTGCGACATAGCGCCCATGAACACGATAAGGGCGTTCTTATGATCACTCATGACCATGAAGACATTAAAGAATATGCTGAACGTCAGATTCATTTAGTACGAAAGGAGGGGACTCAATGGCGCTGCTTTCATATGAGTTCATGA
- the ispE gene encoding 4-(cytidine 5'-diphospho)-2-C-methyl-D-erythritol kinase, producing MEIIEKAPAKINLGLDVLHKREDGYHELEMVMSSVDLADHLSFERLPEDQIVIESNKAFLPIDHRNNVYQAAAIIKKRYDVTEGIKITIQKNIPVAAGLGGGSTDCAATLRGLNRLWSLNLSMEEMIDIGMHVGTDVPYCLYGTTSFIAGKGEIVKELRPMPPCWVILVKPRMSVSTRKIFQQVDMTRITHPDMKNLAAAILKQDYQEMLYYMGNSLEDVTIPKHQVIQQIKTRMIKYGADAALMSGSGPTVFALCQKQSRAKRIVNAVKGFCDEVYMVRTLN from the coding sequence ATGGAAATAATTGAAAAAGCACCGGCAAAAATCAATTTAGGCTTAGATGTGCTGCATAAAAGAGAAGACGGCTATCACGAGTTAGAAATGGTCATGTCAAGTGTTGATTTGGCTGACCATTTAAGTTTTGAGCGCCTGCCTGAAGATCAAATTGTTATTGAATCCAATAAAGCTTTTTTACCGATTGATCATCGCAATAACGTTTACCAAGCAGCCGCTATTATAAAAAAACGCTACGATGTTACTGAAGGAATCAAAATTACTATTCAAAAAAATATTCCAGTTGCGGCAGGACTTGGTGGTGGTAGTACAGACTGTGCTGCTACTTTGCGTGGTTTAAATCGCTTATGGTCACTAAATCTTTCGATGGAAGAAATGATTGATATTGGTATGCACGTTGGCACAGATGTTCCTTATTGTCTATATGGCACTACTTCATTTATTGCTGGTAAGGGTGAAATTGTTAAAGAATTGAGGCCGATGCCCCCTTGTTGGGTTATTTTAGTTAAGCCGCGTATGAGTGTTTCAACTAGGAAAATTTTTCAACAAGTGGATATGACACGTATCACACATCCTGATATGAAGAATCTAGCTGCAGCAATTTTAAAGCAAGATTATCAAGAGATGTTGTATTATATGGGAAATAGTTTAGAAGACGTAACTATTCCTAAACATCAGGTGATCCAACAGATCAAAACACGTATGATCAAGTATGGTGCTGATGCTGCTTTAATGAGCGGTAGCGGTCCTACTGTATTTGCTTTATGTCAAAAGCAAAGTCGTGCGAAGCGGATTGTAAATGCGGTAAAAGGCTTTTGTGATGAAGTATATATGGTACGAACATTAAATTAA